In Dysgonomonadaceae bacterium zrk40, one genomic interval encodes:
- a CDS encoding ABC transporter permease produces MTKNRLNVKQLNLKQKLRVNDDTRNFYNGVFIDLGELVIFTGNVIRQLFQPPFEHRELVKQGFLLGNKSFALVVVTGFIMGLVLTMQMNPILSDFGAQTLLPGVIAVSMVRELGPVITGLICAGKISSGIGAEIAAMRVTEQIDAMEVSGTRPLSYVVASRVLATTIVVPVLVILADAFSLLGAFLAVNIFEETSTTLFMNRAFSMLGFIDLFPATLKTVLFGFFIGLIGSYKGYTAGRGTESVGQSANSAVVASSLTIFVIDLIFVLITSIL; encoded by the coding sequence ATGACTAAAAACCGTCTGAACGTGAAACAACTGAACCTGAAACAGAAGCTAAGGGTGAATGATGATACCCGTAACTTCTACAACGGGGTTTTTATCGATCTGGGTGAGCTGGTGATCTTCACCGGCAATGTAATCAGGCAGTTGTTTCAACCTCCTTTTGAGCACCGTGAACTGGTGAAACAAGGCTTTCTGCTTGGCAACAAATCTTTCGCTCTGGTAGTGGTCACCGGCTTTATCATGGGCCTGGTACTCACCATGCAGATGAATCCCATACTATCCGATTTTGGCGCACAGACACTGTTGCCGGGGGTGATTGCCGTTTCCATGGTGCGGGAATTGGGGCCGGTAATCACGGGACTGATATGCGCCGGCAAGATCAGCTCCGGTATCGGCGCGGAGATAGCAGCCATGCGGGTGACGGAACAGATTGATGCGATGGAGGTTTCCGGTACACGTCCCCTCAGTTACGTGGTCGCCTCACGTGTGCTGGCTACCACCATTGTGGTGCCGGTACTGGTGATTCTTGCCGACGCATTCAGCCTCTTGGGGGCCTTTTTAGCAGTCAACATCTTTGAAGAAACTTCGACCACGCTCTTCATGAACCGTGCTTTCTCCATGCTGGGATTTATCGACCTTTTCCCGGCCACGCTCAAGACGGTGCTGTTTGGTTTTTTTATCGGTCTGATAGGTTCCTACAAAGGTTATACCGCCGGCAGGGGTACCGAGTCGGTTGGACAGTCTGCTAACTCAGCTGTGGTGGCCTCTTCGCTCACAATCTTCGTAATTGACCTGATCTTTGTATTAATCACCAGTATCCTGTAA
- a CDS encoding ATP-binding cassette domain-containing protein — MEKEKVIEIEKLYKSFREKHILRGIDLTLHKGENLGIVGKSGIGKSVLTKCIVRLIEPDAGRINVLGTDVVTCDGEELNELRKKVGYLFQGGALYDSMSVRENLLFPVRRTQFVDRKLDTEELIERSLRSVGLLDAIDKMPSELSGGMKKRIALARTLILKPQIILYDEPTTGLDAVTSGEISELIQQIREEYQTAAIIITHDMKCARIATDTIRIMKEGLFLTEGTYDELSRSDDKEIRNYFV; from the coding sequence ATGGAGAAAGAAAAAGTAATTGAAATTGAGAAGCTGTACAAATCATTCAGGGAGAAGCATATCCTGAGGGGTATTGACCTGACACTGCACAAGGGTGAGAACCTGGGGATCGTTGGTAAGTCGGGTATTGGCAAATCGGTGTTGACCAAGTGTATTGTGCGACTGATCGAACCTGATGCCGGTCGTATCAACGTCCTCGGAACGGATGTAGTGACCTGTGACGGGGAGGAGCTCAATGAACTCCGGAAGAAGGTAGGATATCTCTTTCAGGGAGGGGCGCTTTACGATTCAATGAGTGTGCGCGAGAACCTTCTGTTCCCGGTGCGAAGGACCCAGTTTGTAGACCGCAAGCTTGATACGGAAGAGCTGATTGAACGATCGCTGCGCAGTGTGGGTCTGCTTGATGCCATCGACAAGATGCCCTCGGAACTATCGGGAGGGATGAAAAAGCGTATTGCCCTGGCGCGGACGTTGATCCTGAAACCACAGATCATCCTTTACGACGAACCCACTACAGGGTTGGATGCGGTTACATCGGGTGAAATCAGTGAACTGATCCAGCAGATACGAGAAGAATACCAGACGGCTGCCATCATCATCACCCACGACATGAAGTGTGCGCGGATTGCCACTGACACGATCCGCATCATGAAAGAGGGCCTTTTTCTAACCGAAGGAACTTACGATGAGCTGAGTCGCTCTGATGATAAAGAAATACGGAACTATTTTGTATAA
- a CDS encoding MCE family protein: MKRTKQALRLGIFVASALMLFVVAIYLIGSKQNLFSSNTDLHASFKDIRGLMPGNLVRFAGINIGTVKDIRIVADSSVVVTLSVRDQYTDFIYKNSQVQIGQEGLMGGKIVLISTGDPATGKVEKDDYLPVADGLDIQAMIAQATEMLEEAKETVASLHSIADKMDHGEGDIARLLNEKSLTTGFETATNRLNESLTDINNITGKISNGEGDLGKLIQGDSITTEVNRIMAGLSTTTRRADSLVNELHQTSYSLNHGEGVLPRLLHDKEMGLNVDTAIAKVDHGVVQVTRAAETIANSWIFRLFSKKRKKQPEAGTSLEEIRVKPGDTLLIRHEGTVAAESNE; the protein is encoded by the coding sequence ATGAAAAGAACCAAACAGGCACTGAGGCTTGGCATTTTTGTGGCATCAGCACTGATGTTGTTTGTAGTGGCGATATATCTGATTGGAAGTAAGCAGAACCTATTTTCATCCAATACCGACCTGCATGCTTCCTTTAAAGACATCCGCGGATTGATGCCGGGCAACCTGGTTCGCTTTGCGGGCATCAACATCGGTACGGTAAAGGATATCCGCATCGTAGCGGATTCCTCCGTGGTGGTCACCCTCTCCGTTCGTGACCAGTATACTGACTTCATCTATAAGAATTCGCAGGTGCAGATTGGACAGGAAGGGCTGATGGGAGGTAAGATCGTGCTCATCTCCACGGGTGATCCGGCCACAGGTAAGGTGGAAAAAGATGATTACCTGCCGGTAGCCGATGGCCTCGACATCCAGGCAATGATCGCCCAGGCAACCGAGATGCTGGAAGAGGCAAAAGAAACGGTGGCCAGCCTACATTCAATTGCAGACAAGATGGATCATGGGGAGGGGGATATCGCACGTTTACTCAATGAAAAGTCGCTCACCACCGGATTCGAAACAGCCACGAACCGACTGAACGAGTCACTGACAGATATCAACAACATAACAGGTAAGATCAGCAACGGTGAAGGTGATCTTGGAAAACTGATTCAGGGTGATTCCATCACCACGGAGGTGAATCGTATCATGGCCGGCCTGAGTACTACAACCCGGAGGGCAGACTCGTTGGTGAATGAGTTACATCAGACTTCTTATTCGCTCAATCATGGTGAAGGCGTATTACCACGGCTTCTGCACGACAAAGAGATGGGTTTGAATGTGGATACGGCGATAGCAAAGGTTGATCATGGAGTTGTACAGGTAACGCGTGCGGCTGAGACCATTGCCAACAGCTGGATCTTTCGCCTCTTCTCCAAGAAGCGAAAAAAACAACCAGAGGCAGGTACTTCGTTAGAGGAGATACGGGTGAAGCCTGGTGATACCCTTCTGATAAGGCATGAGGGGACGGTAGCCGCAGAGAGCAATGAGTAA
- a CDS encoding GlsB/YeaQ/YmgE family stress response membrane protein — protein MGILSWILLGLIAGAIAKAIRPGKDPGGWLVTILIGIVGAFLGGWIGSFLGWGTVDTFSLRTLLLAIGGSLIVLFIYAAISKRR, from the coding sequence ATGGGAATTTTATCTTGGATTTTATTGGGGCTCATTGCCGGTGCAATCGCAAAGGCAATCCGTCCGGGCAAGGATCCCGGAGGCTGGCTGGTAACCATTCTGATCGGTATCGTGGGAGCTTTTCTCGGCGGTTGGATTGGTTCTTTCCTCGGATGGGGTACAGTAGATACGTTCAGTTTGAGAACGCTTCTGCTGGCTATTGGCGGATCATTGATCGTACTCTTCATCTACGCGGCCATCAGCAAGAGACGCTGA
- a CDS encoding DUF190 domain-containing protein encodes MEKNETALLLRIYLSSTDRYGNGLLYEQIVFEARKEGLSGATVLKGILGYGTSSVIHSYKFWELGDKLPVAIEIIDKEIDILRFIEQIKPILDSVRYGCLVTTEKIEVILHKPGDKKGVV; translated from the coding sequence ATGGAAAAAAATGAAACTGCACTGTTATTGCGTATCTATCTCAGTAGCACTGACAGATACGGGAATGGTTTGCTCTATGAGCAGATCGTCTTCGAGGCCAGAAAAGAGGGTCTCTCAGGTGCAACCGTGCTGAAAGGTATCCTTGGGTACGGCACCAGCTCGGTCATTCATTCATACAAGTTTTGGGAATTGGGTGATAAACTGCCGGTAGCAATCGAAATCATAGACAAAGAGATTGATATTTTACGGTTCATTGAGCAGATTAAACCAATCCTGGACTCGGTAAGATACGGGTGCCTGGTGACCACTGAAAAGATTGAGGTCATCTTGCATAAACCTGGAGATAAAAAAGGAGTGGTCTGA
- the crcB gene encoding fluoride efflux transporter CrcB: protein MIKSLLIVGLGGFIGTALRYLVSRYFQLHMESLFPWGTFTVNILGSFLIGILYGLSERGNLLTPEWRIFLTVGLCGGFTTFSTFSNDAFILLQNNEFMRFATYSGLSFFLGLTAVFLGRLIIKSI from the coding sequence ATGATCAAATCATTACTGATCGTCGGGTTGGGAGGTTTTATCGGTACAGCTCTCCGCTACCTTGTATCCCGCTATTTCCAACTGCATATGGAGAGTCTCTTTCCCTGGGGCACCTTTACCGTGAACATCCTGGGTAGCTTCCTTATTGGCATTTTATACGGACTCTCTGAGAGAGGCAACCTGCTCACCCCCGAGTGGCGCATCTTCCTCACCGTGGGTCTCTGCGGTGGCTTCACCACCTTCTCCACCTTCTCCAACGATGCCTTTATCCTCCTACAGAACAACGAGTTCATGCGGTTCGCCACCTACTCGGGGCTCAGCTTCTTCCTGGGACTTACCGCAGTCTTTTTGGGACGTCTCATCATCAAATCAATCTGA
- a CDS encoding DUF438 domain-containing protein encodes MSEFINNSEKRLSDLLAFSLGIMNGEDGKALIEKYRDAIDHMTPHDMLKMEEKQLQMGITPGEIKQDVERVINVFTKSLNSYPWKKPSEGTFLYTLMLENEAFAFRLNRVKKILKGCRGMEAEAFSRMKTELLPRFREFQAFDAHYIKKENILFPYLEEVWESYRPLQVMWSLHDDIRRTLKEVIAMLEEEASQWSDFNRLLGKYYSLVFRMIQKEDSIIFPVASETVDTPVWQKMMLQSFDYPFPFIDPPQKPDLHAMETESQPLPEIPGSIVSETGRMTAGQALLVFNNLPVDITVVDEHDKVLYFNRGEDRLFPRSPAIVGRLVQNCHPPESVHVVEQIIEAFRKGERDHADFWITMRGRFVLIRYFALRSANGSYKGVVEVSQDVTEIRGLTGERRLLNWE; translated from the coding sequence ATGTCTGAATTCATCAACAATTCTGAGAAACGACTGAGCGACCTGCTGGCATTCTCGCTGGGCATCATGAACGGTGAGGATGGCAAGGCACTGATTGAGAAATACAGGGATGCCATCGATCACATGACCCCGCATGACATGCTAAAAATGGAGGAAAAGCAACTTCAGATGGGCATCACACCGGGTGAGATCAAGCAGGATGTGGAGAGGGTGATCAATGTCTTCACGAAATCACTGAACAGTTATCCCTGGAAAAAACCATCTGAGGGCACCTTTCTCTACACGCTGATGCTCGAAAATGAAGCATTCGCCTTCCGGCTGAACCGGGTGAAGAAAATTCTGAAAGGTTGCCGCGGTATGGAGGCTGAAGCGTTCAGCCGAATGAAGACAGAGCTGCTGCCCCGTTTCCGGGAGTTTCAGGCTTTCGATGCACACTACATAAAAAAAGAGAACATCCTCTTTCCCTACCTGGAAGAGGTGTGGGAGAGCTATCGTCCCCTGCAGGTGATGTGGTCGCTGCATGATGACATCAGGAGAACCCTGAAAGAGGTGATTGCGATGCTGGAGGAGGAGGCTTCGCAATGGAGTGACTTCAACCGCTTGCTGGGAAAATATTACTCCCTCGTATTCAGAATGATCCAGAAAGAGGATAGCATCATCTTCCCTGTAGCATCGGAAACTGTGGATACACCTGTCTGGCAGAAGATGATGCTGCAGAGCTTTGACTACCCCTTCCCCTTTATCGATCCACCCCAAAAACCAGACCTTCACGCAATGGAGACCGAAAGTCAGCCATTGCCGGAGATTCCAGGCTCCATCGTTTCGGAGACCGGCAGGATGACTGCCGGGCAGGCATTGCTGGTTTTCAACAACCTGCCGGTCGATATTACGGTGGTAGATGAGCATGACAAAGTCTTGTATTTCAACCGGGGAGAGGATCGTCTCTTTCCCCGTTCACCGGCCATCGTGGGACGACTGGTACAGAACTGCCACCCGCCGGAAAGCGTGCACGTGGTGGAACAGATCATTGAAGCCTTCCGCAAAGGAGAGCGCGACCATGCCGACTTCTGGATCACCATGAGGGGTCGTTTCGTGCTGATCCGCTATTTCGCGCTGAGAAGTGCTAATGGTTCCTACAAAGGGGTTGTGGAGGTGAGCCAGGATGTGACGGAGATCAGGGGGCTCACGGGTGAGCGGCGGTTACTCAACTGGGAATAG
- a CDS encoding family 43 glycosylhydrolase — protein MQVPKVYLYGTILLFALLFNSCGNGGQAEPKLTPIDSIRLSDPFILADKATNSYFMTGTGGMVWKSSNLKMWEGPFHVTEVDSSSWMGPRPMIWAAELHSYKDKYYYFATFTNTDIKIDTVAGNVIDRRASHILVADKAEGPYKPMRDSVYLPAHMPTLDGTFWVDADGKPYMVYCYEWLQNLNGTIEKIELKPDLSGSVGEGQLLFKASDSPWSREKDEDGQDVPNKVTDGPFLFRTGSGRLGMLWTSWVYEVYTQGVAYSESGTLDGTWIQEEEPVTPPNFGHGMLFRTFEGETLMAVHSHKEVNGRYHRVPRLFQVDLSGDKLVVTGEFVP, from the coding sequence ATGCAAGTTCCAAAAGTGTATCTCTACGGCACAATCCTCCTTTTTGCTCTTCTTTTCAATTCATGTGGCAATGGGGGTCAGGCAGAACCAAAACTGACTCCCATTGATTCCATCCGGTTGAGCGACCCGTTTATCCTGGCAGACAAGGCTACGAATAGTTACTTTATGACCGGAACAGGAGGAATGGTGTGGAAAAGCAGCAATTTGAAGATGTGGGAGGGGCCTTTTCATGTCACAGAGGTGGACAGTAGCTCATGGATGGGCCCCCGGCCGATGATCTGGGCGGCTGAACTGCATAGCTACAAGGACAAGTATTACTATTTTGCCACTTTTACCAATACCGACATCAAGATTGATACTGTGGCGGGAAACGTGATCGACCGACGTGCAAGTCATATCTTGGTCGCAGATAAGGCTGAAGGGCCTTACAAGCCGATGAGAGATTCGGTCTACCTGCCTGCACACATGCCAACACTCGACGGTACATTCTGGGTGGATGCTGATGGAAAACCTTATATGGTATATTGTTACGAGTGGCTCCAGAACCTGAACGGAACAATTGAAAAGATTGAACTGAAACCGGATCTGAGCGGTTCAGTGGGTGAGGGACAACTGTTGTTTAAGGCCAGCGACTCACCCTGGAGCCGGGAGAAGGATGAGGATGGCCAGGATGTACCCAACAAAGTAACAGATGGCCCTTTTTTATTCCGGACAGGATCAGGCAGGCTGGGCATGCTGTGGACCAGTTGGGTCTACGAGGTTTATACACAGGGTGTGGCTTATTCGGAAAGCGGAACACTCGATGGCACCTGGATCCAGGAGGAGGAACCGGTGACACCTCCCAACTTCGGCCATGGAATGCTCTTCCGGACATTTGAAGGTGAAACGCTCATGGCGGTACATAGTCACAAGGAGGTAAATGGCAGATACCACCGCGTACCCCGCTTGTTCCAGGTTGATCTTTCCGGTGACAAGCTTGTGGTAACGGGAGAGTTTGTGCCATGA